The nucleotide window ACGCAAGCAGCAGGCGCTCGCGCAGCACCACTTGGCGGTAATCGGTGCGTGCGGGCTGCTCGCCATCTGGAGCAAGATCGAGGCCGAATTCAAAACGCCAGCCGATTGCTTGAAACCACTCCAAACATAATTCTTCTAGCCGCTGTTCATTTACCATGGGAAAACCTATGTTTGAGTGACTCATTCAAATACCACTTGCCGGCGCGACACAGCAATAGCAAGCCTCAAAATTTGTTCCAACAAACTGTGATCATGGCTTCCATCGTCAGCAACAGATGTTGAATACCATATAGGCCGAATCTTCAGTTGTAGTAATCGAGCCTCTTTTTGAGCTCGCTCTTGCGGTGTAGCCGGCTCATTGAGTAGGGCGAAGTGATCAGGTATTTCGAATGCAGCCTCATCAACGACTGATTTGAACAGATCAAGAGTCTTGTCCTGCTCCAAACTGCAACCTAGGAACAACAAGGAATGGCTGATGAAAATCTGTCGCAGTGCCCGTGGCAACTGATTTTGGAATGAAAAAGGCTCGCCGTAGGCAATCCGGTATTGCTCTTGTGTAAAGACATATGTGTTATCTTGGCGCGCGTCACCATGCAGCTTTAAGATGCAGCGCTCACCGCGCAGCAAACGCTGAACGAAAGCATTGCCAGGCTGCATTCCATACATATACCCATCCAACGCCTGGCCACGCTGTTGGAAAAGATCTTCGATCATTGAGTCGAAGTTGGTCGTGACGATACAACCTTGTGCCAATTCGGGTAGTAAAAGAACTGGTCCTGCAATTGCGCCCGCCCGCTGACGGAATTCCGTTTTTATGAAGTGTTTCACCTGATCTGCCGCTGCTTCGTATAGCAGCTGTGCAGCTTGCAGATAATCATATTGCGCCATCAAAGGCTCAATATCTTGGACCCCCACGCCATTAATCTTTTGCGCTATTTTGCGTAGAGCTTCACCCCACATCGGGTAGCCACACGCTTTTGATATACCTGCTCCTACAAAGGGTGAAATTCGCGCTAAGCGAACGGCATCTACCAGATCGAGGAACACAGCCACCTGATCCGAATGCTTAATGAAGCGTATTGCAGCGTCATGCTGACTGATCTGACAACTGCCTTCCCACTGATCAAGTTCGTCGAGATAAGCATCCCGATCTGTCCAGTACAACACCTCGCTGATTGGGTAGGCATATTGATGCTCGGGGTCTTTCAAACTCCTGAACGCAAGAGGCTCCGCTTCATCCAAGACGGCATTGAAGTCCCCGTTGGATGAGTACGCCGCCTGCAAAGCTTCCTCGATCTTGTCGACGATAAGTTTGTTCTCACGGAGCTTCTTAATGTCCATCAGATGGCTCCAGTGGTATCAGCAAGCCCAACTATTTTGCCGATAGCTAGCTCCCCTGAAAGCAGTTTTGGAAGGAGGGCGTCGCGGAGGTCGGCCAATTTCCCTGACTGCAATCGCAGGGAAATAACTTGATTAAATATAGGGGAAATATTTTCTGAAGCAGCTCTCATCACATCAGGCTTGGGAACTGCAGTTTTTGCATCCGATAAATGCTTGCGTTGAATATGTCCCATAGTTGTGGCTTTATCTGCTGCTATTTCACGGAACTGCGGCAAATAGTGCTTTGTGGCGAAGTAGTAGAACCACTTCGGCACGCTTTCCGATGTGATTTTGAACAGGTGTTGATTGAGTGCTCCCACTCCACCCGTCCATACGTCCACCTCCAATGAACCAGACCACGAAAACAAAACATCTCCATCTTGCACGATGTATTCGGGTTTAATGTTTTTTGAGGCACGATCTGCTCCGCTCGCATATCCAGCGCGCAACTGAGCAATCTTTATAACTGACAAGTATTCATCTTCACTTTCAGGGGGGAATTTTTGCAATGCAAGCCCATTCAAATAGGAAGCTATTTGATCTAGCGATTTTTCCTCCCACCCCTGCGGAATCTCCCCTAACTCCGACTCTTCCATTGTCTCGGGAAAAAGCGCGGCAGTGGTAGCGAGTTGATCGTGTTGCTCGCGGGGTATCTGGTCAAGTTCGGCATCGGTTTTGCCGCTAATGGCGCACATGGCGGCGCGCAGCGGGTCTTGGCCTTGTTCGATGGCAGCCATCTTGGCCTTGACCGGGTCAAAGTCGACAAACCAAGATTTGAAGATGACTTTCGCCATGGCTTCGAGGGTTTGGTTGATGTGGCGATTGAGGTCGATCTTCGAATCA belongs to Castellaniella sp. and includes:
- a CDS encoding restriction endonuclease subunit S, coding for MSLKTESLASMCEAVIDCPHSTPVWSKSGYVVLRNKNIKDGRLDLSEPSFTDGEHFKQRIRRMAPQPGDIVITREAPMGEVCKIPEGLTCCLGQRQVLLRPKADVDADYLLYALQSPFVQNQIRWNEGTGSTVSNIRIPVLEKIEIPRHDQAETSIAKALGSLDSKIDLNRHINQTLEAMAKVIFKSWFVDFDPVKAKMAAIEQGQDPLRAAMCAISGKTDAELDQIPREQHDQLATTAALFPETMEESELGEIPQGWEEKSLDQIASYLNGLALQKFPPESEDEYLSVIKIAQLRAGYASGADRASKNIKPEYIVQDGDVLFSWSGSLEVDVWTGGVGALNQHLFKITSESVPKWFYYFATKHYLPQFREIAADKATTMGHIQRKHLSDAKTAVPKPDVMRAASENISPIFNQVISLRLQSGKLADLRDALLPKLLSGELAIGKIVGLADTTGAI
- a CDS encoding SIR2 family protein, producing MDIKKLRENKLIVDKIEEALQAAYSSNGDFNAVLDEAEPLAFRSLKDPEHQYAYPISEVLYWTDRDAYLDELDQWEGSCQISQHDAAIRFIKHSDQVAVFLDLVDAVRLARISPFVGAGISKACGYPMWGEALRKIAQKINGVGVQDIEPLMAQYDYLQAAQLLYEAAADQVKHFIKTEFRQRAGAIAGPVLLLPELAQGCIVTTNFDSMIEDLFQQRGQALDGYMYGMQPGNAFVQRLLRGERCILKLHGDARQDNTYVFTQEQYRIAYGEPFSFQNQLPRALRQIFISHSLLFLGCSLEQDKTLDLFKSVVDEAAFEIPDHFALLNEPATPQERAQKEARLLQLKIRPIWYSTSVADDGSHDHSLLEQILRLAIAVSRRQVVFE